The following DNA comes from Crateriforma spongiae.
GTGCCCAGACCAGGACCAAGCCGACGATCACGGACAACCAGATGATCGCTTGCATCATCCGCGTCGTCTGTGCACTGATTTCTGCGGCCGGCAAATTGTCTTCTTGTTCAATGTCAAAGCCCTCGACATTGACGCGGTCCGTCTCGTCACGCTTTTCCTTGTACAACGCGTACGCGACCCGCCGACGCTGCAGAAGCAACCAACGCCACAGGAAACCGCTGACGACAAACGCGATGACGATCAACCAAATCGTCCCGTACCCGCATTCGGCCAGCGATAAAGCCGCGTACTGGTACCCCAGCAACGAAATCGTGCACAGAATGAACGGTGTGGCCACGATCAATGGAAACCAGAACATCCGCAAACGACTCAGCCAGCTGTCCGGATAATGTTGCATCCGCGTCGTGAAGATGCCGTGCTTGGGATGAAAACAATCCCAGAAGAACACCGACGCCAAAAACATGCCGGCGATGAACAGGCCACGCCCCAAGGATCCTTCGACTTGAGGGTTTCCGATTTGCTGGCACACGGTCCACAGCAACAGGATCGGCAAGCCGACGTCGATCAAAATCCTTAATCCCTTGCGCAGTTGTTCAACGGACGGTTCGTCGCTGTTGAAGTGCGCGATCGCCAAGCCTTGCGGACGCAAGACCTGACGCATCAATTCCAATGGCAGGATGAAGTACGCCGCGACCTTGAAACCTTGCGCATACGCTTGGATCAATCGGTCAGACGATTCGGATTTCTCAATCGCCTCGCCGATGAAATACAGCAAGATAAAGACGGGCAGCGCCAACGCGACCGTGATCAAAATGGCCGACAACGTGGGAACCAGCGACGTCGTGTTCCAAGCCCTTGCTTTCTTTGCCAGTGCCGTCATCCGCCGCCGCAATCGCGTGCCGGCAAAGATCATTGAAAGCAACGCCAAAATCAGTAGGGCGGGCAAATGCGGTTGCTTTTTCATGCCCACCCAGAATGCCGTCAAGACTTGGCCCAGCGTGTACGGATGCATGATCCGAATCAGGCTGTTCCATGCCGTCGGAAAGTCTCGCATTGACAGCGGGCTGCGGTTGCGGATCCACAGCACGTGACGATTGATCAGGTGACGCAGTTCATCCAGGTTGTTTTGCTGCGTTTCCAATTGACGCTGCGTGCGAAGATGAAGGTCGATGTCGGTGTCGATGTCCGCGATAAAGCGATCAAGCAAACGTTGTTCGGTTTCGCTGATCTGGCTTTTCGGAATGGATCCCGACCAAAGGCTGGAACCGGAGGAACTGTTCCACTGGGTTTGAATCTGCAGTTCCGCTTTTTCGGCACGCAGTTGATCGATGCGTGTGCGCACACGGCGTATTTCCGATGCCAGCGATCCAGGATCAGGCAATCTGCCCTGCAACAGTTGCAGTTCGACACCCAAGCTGGGGCGAATGCGGCCTTCGGATTCCAAATCCCGTTCGATCGTTTCGATTTTTTCGTTCAACAGCCGAGTGATCTCTTCGGCCTTCGCCTCCTCTTCGGTCAATCGTCGGCGGACGCGTTCGGTCTCCGACAAGATCTCGATCCAAGAATCTTCGGACTTCAGGATCGCCGATTCTTCCGCCTCTGTTTCACTCAACGAATCGCGGTATTGCCTGAGATCGGACCGGGTTCGCGCTTCCTTGCTTTGCCGGACCGCTTCAGCCCAGTACTGTTGCAATTGGGTCGCACGTGCCAGCTCACGCTCGGCCAACGTCCGATTCAGCGGCAATAAATCGGCTTCGGCCTCGATCGCCTTCAGTTCGTTTTCCAGCGTTTTGATCCGCTGTTCGGTTGCCGCAATTTGGGCTTCCCGTTGGGCTTGCAAGGCTTCGGCCACGTCGCCGTTTTCATCGTCCACCGGTTTGGCATCACCTTTGGATTGCAAGTCCGCCAGTTGTTGTTTCGCTTCGGCGATCAGTTGCGGCAGGGCGGCGCGGCGTGGTTGACGTTGGCTGATCTCTTGATTGATCGCTTGCAACTTTTGTCGGGCCGCCTCGACAACGGCGTCTTGGTTGGCCAGTTCTTGCCGCAGTTGTTCCAGGCTCAAAAAGCGGCTATCAGGACGTTCGACCGGCGATGGTTCCTTGGCTTCGACCTGGCGTCTCGCATCGGCGGTGTCAAAGCCGATCGTCGATAGCGTTTTTTCATAGGAGGATTGCTTTTCGCTATCGGATCGACGGTCTTTGTATGCCGATTGAGCCGTCGCCAGGATTTTCAGTATCCGTTCACGCAAGTCGTCATCGATGTCGGATTCTTTGACGTTGGCAATCGCGGTTGTGATCGCCTCTTCGTTGGTCAATTCTTCGGCGTCCAGCAGCGGTGCCGCATCTTCCGCCGGATCGGATGTCGCCGTCTCGGTGGCCTGCATTCGGGCGGCGGCCAGTCGGACCTGGGGGGCTGACGCGGTCGGCGATGTCGCAGCACCCGCCCCGGGCTGACGCACCACTCCGGATGAGGCTTGCCGGACGGCGCCCTGTGCCAGCGACCCGGGCGTGGCGGTCGCGGTGTGTCGGGGCTGTGGGCCGGTGGGGATCACAAAATTCTGTGCGGTCACCTGTGCCGGGACCGACGCACACAGAACCGCCATCAACGATGCGGCCAAGGCCAAGACGACCCGCCGACGAAGGGCGAACGATCGCGGATTCGGTCGGAATTTGGGCATCAACGCTAGCGACAAAATTTCAGGGAAGGAGCCAAGCGAGCATTCGACGGGCATACATGAGGGATGCCCCAAAATGGACGAATCCCCGGCGCGGATTGTCGTGAAAGTGATCGCGTCGGCGAAAGACCAATGCGAGCGGTGTCGGAGGCGTCCGCGTGGGCGGTGGACGCCGGGACGTTGCCGCCACCTGCGGGCAATTTCTATGCCGCCATCGCAAACCGGCATTGACGCGACGCCCTCCAGTCGCCAACATTGGCGACTTCCCTCGGGGCGTGGCTCAGCCTGGTAGAGCGCTACGTTCGGGACGTAGAGGTCGCTAGTTCGAATCTAGTCGCCCCGACTTGCAAAGATCTTCTTTTTACCCGCAAATCGCGGTCGAAACGCCCACGCTGGGCGTTACCGGCATCCCGCCGTGCGACTCGCTGTTCAGGGGTTTTTGACAATTTAGGTCGAAAACCCCGCAAGACAGACAGGAGACGCACCGATGGGACGCCCTCGCAATAATCTGCCCACGTACAGCTATCATGTGTCAGGGCAGGCCACTGTTTGGATGGACTACAAGCGGTACTTCTTGGGCGAATTTGATTCACCCGAAAGTCGTGCCAGATACCTGGAGTTGGTCCAGATCTACAACGACAACGGGCAAACCATGCCCGATCACGTTCCGACCCATCAGAAGCAGTCACCGATCACAGTGAAGCAGGTGCTGGAAGCGTGGAAAGAAAACGTTGCTGAACAGCCGCAGCTTGCCCGGTACGACTCAATGGTGTCGCTCCTTGAGATCGAGTACGGCGCGTTCGCTGCGGACGAATTCGGCCCCAAGCGGCTAAAGGAATTTCGTGAACTGCTGATTGTCGGCCGGATGACGCGTCAAACCGTCAATGAACAGATCCGTACCGTTTGTCGAATCTTTAGGCACGCTGCGTCTGAGGAGTTGGTGGAATACCAGGTCTACGACAGGCTGACGACCGTCGAACCCTTGAAATACGGGCGGACTGACGCACCTGAACAGCAGCGACGCCAGCCTGCAAACCTGCATCATGTGGCCGCGACTGTAAGGGAACTGACGCCGATCGTAGCAGACATGGTGCGAGTGCAACTTGCAACTGGAATGCGTCCAAGCGAAGTTTGCCGGATCCGCCCGTGTGACATCGATCGAAGTGGATCGGAGTGGATCTATCGACCCGATAAGCATAAGACGGCCCACCGACAGATCCGCAAGGCGGTACCTATCGTCGCCGAAGCACGAAGAGCGATCGAAAACTACATGAACCGCGACCCGCAGGCTTTTTGCTTTTCACCTACAGAAGCTGAAGCCTGGCGACTTGCAGAACGACGTGCCAATCGAAAGACCCCGCTAAACCAAGGGAATCGTCCCGGGAAATCAAGCAGGCAGAAGAAGGCAAAGGCACAGCGACGCGGTGACTGCTACACCAAGGACAGCTACCGCCGAGCGATCCAACGTGCGGCCGAGCGCGCGGCTGTACCGAAGTGGCTTCCGAGCCAGCTACGCCACAACACGGCGACTGAGGTTCGAAACGCTATCGGACTGGAAGCAGCACAGGCACTGTTGGGGCATACGAACGCGGCAATGACTGAGCATTACGCCCGCGAAAGCGAACAGGTCGCGATCGAGGCGGCGAAGAAGGCGCCGCGACTTCCCAGCGAAGTGTGACCGCTCGTTGCACCGGGAACCCGAAGCCAAGAAAAAACTTCTATCCCCCCCTTTGCGCAGAAAGCGAAGGTTGCGATAAGGGTAAGTGCACACTTACGTGCGAAGTTGCTACGTCATATGGGAGTGCCACATGAACACCAGCGAGAACCCCAATCCGATGGATCTGCTGACCGAAGACCTATTGACCTTCGCTCAGGCAGCCCAAGAAATCCCCTCTCGGCCGTCTGTTAGTCAGATCTACCGATGGGCGGATCGAGGCGTTGTCGGTGTCAAACTGGAATCAATTCGGTTGGGGTACGGCCGACGCACAAGCCGCCAGGCCATCACAAGGTTCATAAAGAAAACCCAACGATCGAGCCCGTTGTAAGCTCGAAGTTAGTCCTGCTTTTGGGCGATCTAGTTCATGCAGGATAGGGAAACCACGCGGCTTAGGTCTGAGTCGATATTGAAACGATGAACCGCCGCAAGACGAATCGGGTCATAACGACCCGGGAGACTGATGCGCACGCCCCACCGAACCATAACCGAGTTCAAACACCCTGTGACTAAGCACAACCCAACGTTGGGGGATGACGTTAATAGAGTCAGTTGGTCACACCGGGGATGCGCATATAGGCCCCAATCAATCTCGTTCGATTGACGCCTGGAAAAGAGCGGAAGCAAATCAATAGCCGCAACGAAATGCCATGTTTTTAACTCACCCGTTTACGGTGGACACTGCTCCATCTGACTGCCGCCTAGAAACAATGCATGGCGAATCACAAGAAACAAATCTGGGCGTAAACGGCCAGCCCATGACGAACTGGCAGGGCAACGACTGGTATGTGTGCCTTGGAACGAGCTTCCGCAGAGGGCACGCTGCGGCCTGGCGTGATGCTAACTGACCTTCATTGGAGCACACGTCTGGGCGAAAGTACGTGCTGCGGACACTCAACAAAAAGGGCAACCAGCGCACTCAAATGATCAACTATTTCTTCGGGTTAGGCAAGGGCAGCCGTCCCCAGAACTTTCTGCGGCCAAAAGCAGACGCCGATCAACAGTGGTCTACCACTTCTACTAACCCGCATACACTTATACCACTACTACTTAGTCGGTTCCTTAGTCTGCTTAGTCTGCTGTCTAGTTTGTGGCTGTGGCCCACCTTTCCCTCTACCAAACCTTCCCTTTCGACAGCAGTTTCTGTTTTCAAAACAACCACTGCACCCCAAACACAGACCAACACCGGCGCTGCCCCAACCAACCATGACACCACTCCCGGCACGGGAGCCACGTCATGACCAAAATGACCAAGCGCCGACCAGGAACCATCAAAGGCCACCAGAGCTTCTCTGACGCCCGTATAGCCTGCGGCTACTATCACACGACAATCGACGCCTACATCCAAGCCCTGGCCTCCAGAGCCGACCTGTACAGCCTCAGAGCAACCACAGACTACGACCCAAAGGTCATCCGCTCAGCCAAACGCGCCATGACCTGCTGTCGCCTGTTCTCGCTCCACCAAATGCCCGCAAGCGAACCCGCCTACAAACCCATCCAGTACTGCAGAGACATCCACCAGTGCGTCGTGTGCCAGGCACTCGATGCACGTAACAAAATCGAAACCCGATGTAAAACAATCAACTACGTCGGAACCCGGTGTTTCGAAATCGTCGTGCACTTCGACCACTACGACGACTTAAAAACAGAAGTTAAATATTTGCGGGCCGCTAAAGTCGTTACCGGATCAATGTCCCGAATTAAACGCCATTGGAAATGCCGGCAGTTTAAACCACCACAACCCGCAATCGTCGACTACCTCGCAGGAATCCACGTCAGCTACAACAACCGACAAAACTACGCCAACCCACACGTACACCTCGCCGTTAATGTCCTTAAAGACGAAAACGTCCCCTACTGCCACCAAGTGCTCGAAGCATGGGAAAACGCCCTAACCCGAGATTTGACCCGTAAAGGACTCCCGACACCTGCCGCGATTAAAATCTCGCACAAAGGACTCGTCGTGAACTCTGCGCGTAGCCAGGCCACCCAAACACGACGTGGCTACCGATGCATCACCCAAGCACACTACCTGAACTTCGCCGCCTACGTGCTGCGAACCAGCGAAAAGCACG
Coding sequences within:
- a CDS encoding mechanosensitive ion channel domain-containing protein is translated as MPKFRPNPRSFALRRRVVLALAASLMAVLCASVPAQVTAQNFVIPTGPQPRHTATATPGSLAQGAVRQASSGVVRQPGAGAATSPTASAPQVRLAAARMQATETATSDPAEDAAPLLDAEELTNEEAITTAIANVKESDIDDDLRERILKILATAQSAYKDRRSDSEKQSSYEKTLSTIGFDTADARRQVEAKEPSPVERPDSRFLSLEQLRQELANQDAVVEAARQKLQAINQEISQRQPRRAALPQLIAEAKQQLADLQSKGDAKPVDDENGDVAEALQAQREAQIAATEQRIKTLENELKAIEAEADLLPLNRTLAERELARATQLQQYWAEAVRQSKEARTRSDLRQYRDSLSETEAEESAILKSEDSWIEILSETERVRRRLTEEEAKAEEITRLLNEKIETIERDLESEGRIRPSLGVELQLLQGRLPDPGSLASEIRRVRTRIDQLRAEKAELQIQTQWNSSSGSSLWSGSIPKSQISETEQRLLDRFIADIDTDIDLHLRTQRQLETQQNNLDELRHLINRHVLWIRNRSPLSMRDFPTAWNSLIRIMHPYTLGQVLTAFWVGMKKQPHLPALLILALLSMIFAGTRLRRRMTALAKKARAWNTTSLVPTLSAILITVALALPVFILLYFIGEAIEKSESSDRLIQAYAQGFKVAAYFILPLELMRQVLRPQGLAIAHFNSDEPSVEQLRKGLRILIDVGLPILLLWTVCQQIGNPQVEGSLGRGLFIAGMFLASVFFWDCFHPKHGIFTTRMQHYPDSWLSRLRMFWFPLIVATPFILCTISLLGYQYAALSLAECGYGTIWLIVIAFVVSGFLWRWLLLQRRRVAYALYKEKRDETDRVNVEGFDIEQEDNLPAAEISAQTTRMMQAIIWLSVIVGLVLVWAPVLPAVEFLNRFELWSVSVNNPDGTVEVRWITLANVVLAIPVVVLTWVIVRNLPGLVEGLLLERLPIDKAARYAITSVGTYALAAFGIFMSCQTLGLRWDSIQWLVAALGVGLGFGLQEIFANFISGIILLFEQPIRVGDIVTLGDTTGVVSRIRIRATTITNWDRQELVVPNKDLVTGRLINWTLTDSTNRVVMNIGIAYGSDTRRACELLKEICDQHENISEDPGPIVTFEGFGDSTLNLVLRCYLSTLDVRLTTIHELHTAINDRFNAEGIEIAFPQRDLHIRSFPPGMTLPAMPPTAGGSETAAS
- a CDS encoding DUF1580 domain-containing protein, with product MDLLTEDLLTFAQAAQEIPSRPSVSQIYRWADRGVVGVKLESIRLGYGRRTSRQAITRFIKKTQRSSPL
- a CDS encoding tyrosine-type recombinase/integrase, whose protein sequence is MVQIYNDNGQTMPDHVPTHQKQSPITVKQVLEAWKENVAEQPQLARYDSMVSLLEIEYGAFAADEFGPKRLKEFRELLIVGRMTRQTVNEQIRTVCRIFRHAASEELVEYQVYDRLTTVEPLKYGRTDAPEQQRRQPANLHHVAATVRELTPIVADMVRVQLATGMRPSEVCRIRPCDIDRSGSEWIYRPDKHKTAHRQIRKAVPIVAEARRAIENYMNRDPQAFCFSPTEAEAWRLAERRANRKTPLNQGNRPGKSSRQKKAKAQRRGDCYTKDSYRRAIQRAAERAAVPKWLPSQLRHNTATEVRNAIGLEAAQALLGHTNAAMTEHYARESEQVAIEAAKKAPRLPSEV